One window of the Niallia circulans genome contains the following:
- a CDS encoding alpha-glucoside-specific PTS transporter subunit IIBC — protein sequence MMQKLQRFGGAMFTPVLLFAFSGIVLAITIMLNNPQIVGSIADEGTTWNSILTILEDGAWTVFNQMELLFVIGIALGLAKTANARAVMEAVVVYLTFNYFLSGILEFFGPTFGVDFSQEVGSTSGMKLIAGIKTLDTGIIGAILISSITVWLHNKYFEKKLPEWLGIFQGSTYVVILGYFIMIPIAVVVAWIWPIIQSGIGSLQGFLASSGTFGVWFYHLFERALIPTGLHHFIYTPFMFGPAVVEDGIVKYWMGNLGDFAQSAESLKTLFPAGGFGLYGNSKMFAAPGIALAIYFTAKKEKRKKVAALLIPATLTAVLAGITEPLEFTFLFVAPVLFAVHAVLAATLSATLYTFGVVGDMGGGLIEIMSKNWIPLFGNHWDVYVAQIVIGLIFSGIYFLVFRFLILKFNFATPGRETDDKEVKLYRKKDYQEKQKGRDKKDEVAVTVVENSYREKAAIFLHALGGTENIETINNCATRLRISVKDPNLVMPDIAFREGGAHGVVRNNKGIQIIVGLSVPQVREEFEKLKNEE from the coding sequence ATGATGCAAAAGCTTCAGAGATTTGGTGGAGCAATGTTTACACCAGTACTTTTATTTGCATTTTCGGGTATTGTTCTTGCTATTACTATTATGTTAAATAATCCCCAAATTGTCGGAAGTATAGCAGATGAAGGTACAACTTGGAATAGTATTTTAACTATTTTGGAAGATGGTGCATGGACAGTATTTAATCAGATGGAATTGCTTTTTGTTATCGGTATTGCACTTGGATTGGCTAAAACTGCTAATGCAAGAGCCGTGATGGAAGCAGTTGTTGTATATCTTACTTTTAATTATTTTCTATCAGGTATATTAGAATTCTTTGGACCAACATTCGGTGTTGATTTTAGTCAGGAAGTTGGCAGTACTAGTGGAATGAAACTAATTGCTGGCATAAAAACATTGGATACTGGAATTATCGGAGCAATACTAATTTCTAGTATAACGGTCTGGCTTCATAATAAGTATTTTGAAAAGAAATTACCGGAATGGCTTGGGATATTCCAGGGATCTACGTACGTCGTCATTCTAGGTTACTTTATAATGATTCCTATCGCAGTTGTTGTTGCATGGATATGGCCGATTATTCAATCTGGAATCGGTTCCCTTCAAGGATTTTTAGCTAGTTCAGGAACATTCGGTGTTTGGTTTTACCATCTTTTTGAAAGAGCATTAATCCCAACAGGATTGCATCACTTTATTTATACGCCATTTATGTTTGGCCCAGCAGTTGTAGAAGATGGAATCGTTAAATATTGGATGGGTAATCTTGGGGACTTTGCACAAAGTGCGGAATCACTAAAAACTTTGTTCCCAGCTGGTGGCTTTGGATTATATGGAAACTCCAAGATGTTTGCAGCACCAGGGATTGCATTAGCAATTTATTTCACAGCAAAAAAAGAAAAAAGGAAGAAAGTAGCTGCCCTTCTAATTCCAGCTACCTTAACAGCGGTATTGGCAGGGATTACAGAGCCACTAGAATTTACTTTCTTATTTGTTGCACCTGTATTATTTGCTGTTCACGCTGTCCTCGCAGCTACATTGTCAGCAACGCTATATACATTCGGAGTAGTGGGAGATATGGGTGGCGGTCTGATTGAAATAATGTCTAAAAACTGGATTCCATTATTCGGTAATCATTGGGATGTTTATGTAGCCCAAATCGTAATTGGGTTAATTTTTTCTGGTATTTACTTTTTGGTTTTCCGTTTTCTTATCTTGAAGTTTAACTTTGCTACACCTGGAAGAGAGACGGATGATAAAGAGGTTAAACTATATAGAAAGAAAGATTATCAAGAAAAACAAAAAGGCAGAGATAAAAAAGATGAGGTTGCAGTAACAGTTGTGGAGAACAGTTATAGAGAAAAAGCTGCGATATTTCTTCATGCTTTAGGTGGTACAGAGAATATTGAAACAATAAATAATTGTGCAACAAGACTAAGAATTAGTGTAAAGGATCCCAATCTAGTGATGCCTGATATTGCCTTTAGAGAGGGTGGTGCTCATGGAGTTGTTAGAAATAATAAAGGCATACAAATTATTGTAGGCTTATCAGTTCCTCAAGTGAGAGAAGAGTTTGAAAAGTTAAAAAATGAAGAATAG
- a CDS encoding aldo/keto reductase has product MNVVTLNNGLKMPQLGFGVWQVPDEEAAVAVSTAFKVGYTSIDTAMVYQNEAGVGKAIKESSIPREELFITTKVWNSDQGYENTLRAFDESLERLGLDYVDLYLIHWPTPQFDEYVDTYRALEKLYKDGRVKAIGVCNFEIEHLERILNECEVKPVLNQVECHPYLAQNELKEFCAKHDIFVEAWSPLDQGGEVLQDEVITQIAETKEKSPAQVVLRWHLQNNTIVIPKSVTPSRIEENFHVFDFELTEEEMKQINELNRNRRKGPHPNDMNNR; this is encoded by the coding sequence ATGAATGTTGTTACATTAAATAATGGCTTAAAAATGCCTCAACTGGGGTTTGGCGTATGGCAGGTTCCAGATGAAGAAGCGGCTGTTGCTGTCAGCACTGCTTTTAAAGTAGGCTATACTTCCATTGATACAGCGATGGTATATCAAAACGAAGCAGGTGTAGGAAAAGCAATTAAAGAATCTTCTATTCCACGCGAAGAGTTGTTTATTACAACAAAAGTGTGGAACAGTGATCAGGGCTATGAGAATACACTAAGAGCATTCGATGAAAGTTTAGAAAGATTAGGGCTTGATTACGTCGATCTTTATTTGATTCATTGGCCAACCCCACAATTTGATGAGTATGTGGATACATATAGAGCACTAGAAAAATTATATAAAGATGGCAGAGTCAAGGCAATTGGTGTTTGTAACTTTGAAATTGAACATTTAGAGCGCATTTTAAATGAATGTGAGGTTAAACCTGTTTTGAATCAGGTAGAATGTCATCCATATTTAGCGCAAAATGAATTAAAGGAATTTTGCGCAAAGCATGATATTTTTGTAGAAGCGTGGAGCCCGCTTGATCAAGGGGGAGAAGTTCTTCAGGATGAAGTCATCACACAAATTGCAGAAACAAAAGAAAAGTCACCAGCACAAGTAGTACTGCGTTGGCATTTGCAAAATAATACGATTGTTATTCCGAAATCAGTGACACCATCTCGCATTGAAGAAAATTTCCATGTGTTTGATTTTGAATTAACAGAGGAAGAAATGAAACAAATTAATGAGCTAAACCGCAATAGACGAAAAGGTCCACACCCAAATGATATGAATAACCGATAA
- a CDS encoding flavocytochrome c translates to MKRSSSIAFVLLAIFMLIIAGCSNNTNTEEKAKFKAGTYEGISTGHGGEIKATVTVSKDKIEKIEISADGETGSISDGATTQLTNDIISSQSLAVDVVSGASESSNGIIEAVTKALEKSGADMKALKDAANKVIVEEQKQEDLDVDVAIVGAGGAGLAAAVKASEAGKSVVILEQMPIIGGNTNKATGGMNVAGTKYQEADGIKDDKQTWFDDTMKGGKNLNDPKLLQTLVDNAPDALKWLNDMGAGLTKVTLSGGQTNPRIHQPADGSPVGPVIVEVLSNKLKKLNTPILLNTTADSLIKKDGAIVGVKATDKNKNSFTVNAKSVILATGGFGANAEMVIKYNKDLEGFSTTNHAGATGSGIAMAEKAGADLVDMDQIQIHPTTDPETGYLFTEGLRGDGAILVNKEGKRFTNELLTRDVVSKNILAQTDKVAYLVVNQEMADENASLAGYIKDGYAIKGETIEALGKAAGIDSSTIASTLKNYTKYVKNKKDEEFDRVHLTQTLEEGPYYIIPVTPGIHHTMGGLKIDTKTHVLDKQGNIIKGLYAAGEVTGGVHGGNRIGGNAVADIIVFGRIAGETSAIEIK, encoded by the coding sequence ATGAAAAGATCTTCTAGTATAGCATTTGTTCTTCTAGCTATATTTATGCTGATAATAGCAGGTTGTAGCAACAATACGAATACAGAAGAAAAAGCAAAGTTTAAAGCGGGAACATACGAAGGCATTTCCACTGGTCATGGAGGAGAAATTAAAGCTACAGTAACAGTTTCAAAAGATAAGATTGAGAAAATTGAAATCAGTGCAGACGGAGAAACAGGCAGTATTAGTGATGGGGCAACTACTCAATTAACCAATGATATTATCTCCTCACAAAGTTTAGCAGTGGATGTTGTATCAGGAGCAAGTGAATCTAGTAACGGAATTATTGAAGCTGTTACAAAGGCGTTAGAAAAGTCGGGAGCCGATATGAAAGCCTTAAAAGATGCTGCAAATAAAGTCATTGTAGAAGAGCAAAAGCAGGAAGACTTAGATGTTGATGTCGCTATAGTAGGTGCAGGTGGTGCAGGACTTGCAGCAGCCGTGAAGGCTAGCGAAGCTGGTAAGTCTGTTGTCATTTTAGAGCAAATGCCTATCATTGGTGGAAACACAAATAAAGCAACAGGTGGAATGAATGTGGCAGGCACCAAATACCAAGAAGCGGATGGAATTAAAGACGACAAACAAACATGGTTTGACGATACGATGAAAGGCGGCAAAAACTTAAATGATCCAAAACTGCTACAAACTCTAGTAGATAATGCTCCTGATGCACTGAAATGGCTAAATGATATGGGAGCAGGTTTAACAAAGGTAACATTATCTGGTGGGCAAACGAACCCAAGAATTCATCAGCCAGCAGATGGATCACCAGTTGGTCCTGTTATTGTAGAGGTTCTATCCAATAAATTGAAAAAATTAAATACTCCCATTTTATTAAATACTACAGCTGATAGTTTAATAAAAAAAGATGGAGCGATTGTAGGAGTAAAAGCTACCGATAAAAATAAGAATTCCTTCACGGTTAATGCAAAATCTGTTATTTTAGCAACAGGTGGTTTTGGAGCAAATGCTGAAATGGTTATTAAATACAATAAAGATCTGGAAGGTTTCTCAACAACAAATCATGCAGGAGCAACAGGATCAGGAATTGCTATGGCAGAAAAGGCTGGGGCTGATCTCGTAGATATGGATCAGATACAAATTCATCCAACAACCGATCCAGAAACAGGCTATTTATTTACAGAAGGATTACGCGGAGACGGAGCCATTTTAGTAAATAAAGAAGGAAAAAGATTTACCAATGAATTATTGACACGTGATGTTGTTTCGAAAAACATTTTGGCACAGACAGATAAAGTTGCATATCTCGTCGTAAACCAAGAAATGGCTGATGAAAATGCCTCATTAGCAGGATATATTAAAGATGGCTATGCTATAAAAGGAGAAACAATAGAAGCTTTAGGAAAGGCAGCAGGAATAGATAGCAGTACCATTGCTTCTACTTTAAAAAATTACACAAAATACGTTAAAAATAAAAAAGACGAAGAATTTGACAGGGTCCATCTCACTCAAACATTAGAAGAAGGTCCATACTATATAATTCCCGTAACTCCAGGTATACATCATACTATGGGTGGATTAAAAATTGATACAAAAACTCATGTTTTAGATAAACAAGGAAATATCATTAAAGGACTGTATGCTGCAGGTGAAGTTACTGGTGGTGTTCATGGTGGAAATAGAATTGGTGGAAATGCTGTTGCTGACATCATCGTATTTGGCCGTATAGCAGGTGAAACCTCTGCAATCGAAATAAAATAA
- a CDS encoding 3-ketoacyl-ACP reductase, translated as MAQSLKGKVAFITGAGRGIGKAVAVALANEGVNIGLLARTEGALQEVAKEVEALGVKAAYATVDVSSLEEVEQAISTLTNELGKADILINNAGIGKFQSLLDMDPEEWKQIIDVNLMGPYYVTKAVLPQLIEKNGGDIINISSTNGLNGAATSSAYSASKFGLIGMTESLAQEVRRNNIRVTSLTPSTVATELAVKTDLIKGDAEKYMQPEDIAELIVSQLKLHPRIYVKTATVLGTNPF; from the coding sequence ATGGCACAATCTTTAAAAGGAAAAGTAGCTTTCATTACGGGAGCTGGAAGAGGGATAGGAAAAGCAGTAGCAGTTGCACTCGCAAATGAAGGTGTAAATATTGGTTTACTTGCTCGTACAGAAGGCGCATTACAAGAAGTAGCCAAAGAAGTGGAAGCACTTGGCGTAAAAGCTGCTTATGCAACAGTTGATGTATCCTCTTTAGAAGAAGTAGAACAAGCAATTTCTACTTTAACAAACGAACTAGGGAAAGCAGATATTTTAATCAATAATGCTGGAATTGGTAAATTCCAATCTCTTTTAGATATGGACCCAGAAGAATGGAAACAAATCATCGACGTAAATTTAATGGGACCATATTATGTAACAAAGGCAGTTTTACCACAATTAATCGAAAAAAATGGCGGAGATATTATCAATATTTCTTCTACAAATGGCTTAAATGGCGCTGCTACTTCTAGTGCATACAGTGCTTCTAAATTCGGTCTAATCGGAATGACAGAATCATTAGCACAAGAAGTACGCAGAAATAATATTCGTGTTACTTCCTTAACACCAAGTACAGTTGCAACAGAGCTTGCTGTTAAAACAGATTTAATCAAAGGTGATGCAGAGAAATACATGCAGCCAGAAGATATCGCAGAACTGATTGTTTCTCAATTAAAACTGCATCCAAGAATCTATGTAAAAACAGCTACAGTACTAGGAACAAACCCGTTCTAA
- a CDS encoding 6-phospho-alpha-glucosidase has translation MKKFSITVAGGGSTFTPGIILMLLENLDKFPIRQINFYDNDKERQQQIADACEIIIKEKDPEITFLATTEPEEAFVDIDFVMAHIRVGKYAMREKDEKIPLKYGVVGQETCGPGGIAYGMRSIGGVLEILDYMEKYSPNAWMLNYSNPAAIVAEATRKLRPNSKILNICDMPIGIENLMAKILGLPSRKDMTIRYYGLNHFGWWTDIRDKEGNDLMPKLKEHVKDYGYDLAKNEGQHADESWQSTFRKAKDVYAVDPDTLPNTYLKYYFYPQDEVEHTDPNYTRANQVMDGREKFIFSQCNRIAELGSTEGSELEIDEHASYIVDLARAIAYDTQERMLLIVENNGAIQNFDPTAMVEIPCIVGVNGPEPLVQGTIPRFQKGLMEQQVAVEKLVVEAWEEHSYQKLWQAITLSRTVPNARVAKQILDDLMEANKEYWPELN, from the coding sequence ATGAAAAAATTTTCAATCACAGTAGCAGGTGGAGGAAGTACTTTTACGCCGGGAATTATATTAATGCTTTTAGAAAACCTAGATAAATTTCCGATTAGACAAATTAATTTTTATGATAATGATAAAGAACGCCAACAGCAAATAGCTGATGCGTGTGAAATAATTATTAAAGAAAAAGATCCTGAAATTACTTTTTTAGCTACAACGGAACCAGAGGAAGCCTTTGTGGATATTGATTTTGTGATGGCACATATTCGTGTAGGAAAGTACGCAATGAGAGAAAAGGATGAAAAGATACCTTTAAAATATGGGGTAGTTGGTCAAGAAACATGTGGTCCTGGTGGAATTGCCTACGGAATGAGATCCATCGGAGGCGTATTAGAAATATTAGATTATATGGAAAAATATTCGCCTAATGCATGGATGTTGAATTATTCAAATCCAGCTGCCATTGTTGCAGAAGCAACTAGAAAATTACGACCAAATTCAAAGATCCTTAATATTTGTGATATGCCGATTGGAATTGAAAATCTGATGGCAAAGATACTAGGTCTCCCTTCACGGAAAGATATGACTATCCGCTATTATGGTCTAAATCATTTTGGCTGGTGGACAGATATTCGTGATAAAGAAGGAAATGATTTAATGCCCAAATTGAAAGAGCATGTAAAGGATTATGGCTATGATTTAGCAAAAAATGAAGGACAACATGCAGATGAAAGCTGGCAATCTACTTTTAGAAAGGCGAAAGATGTGTATGCAGTTGATCCTGACACCTTACCTAATACGTACTTAAAATATTACTTCTATCCTCAAGATGAAGTAGAGCATACAGATCCTAACTATACAAGAGCAAATCAGGTTATGGATGGAAGAGAGAAATTTATATTTTCTCAATGTAATAGAATAGCAGAGTTAGGTTCTACAGAAGGTTCAGAGTTAGAAATAGACGAACATGCTTCTTATATCGTAGACTTAGCCCGTGCGATAGCATATGATACACAGGAAAGAATGCTTTTAATTGTTGAAAATAATGGAGCGATTCAAAACTTTGATCCAACTGCAATGGTAGAAATTCCATGTATTGTCGGAGTTAATGGGCCTGAACCGTTAGTACAAGGAACTATTCCTCGATTCCAAAAGGGATTAATGGAGCAGCAAGTAGCTGTAGAAAAATTGGTAGTAGAAGCTTGGGAAGAACATTCTTATCAAAAGCTTTGGCAAGCCATTACCTTATCAAGAACGGTTCCAAATGCTAGAGTAGCAAAACAAATTTTAGATGATTTAATGGAAGCAAATAAAGAATATTGGCCAGAACTTAATTAG
- a CDS encoding alanine/glycine:cation symporter family protein, with protein MNIIEKLIASGNTVLWGYVLIAVLLGLGIYFTIGSKFAQIRHVKEMFRLLKVKEKPPEHTEKKQISSLQAFFVGAGTRIGTGNLAGVAIALAIGGPGAVFWMWMVAILGSASSFVENTLAQIYKAKDNGRFKGGPAYYMKKQLNKKWMSALFAVMMILSYGTTFNAVQSNTIAVALENSFGISPVIAGIALVILTSLVVFGGIKRIADISSLIVPFMALGYILLAVFVVITNITEIPHVLVLIFKSAFGIEQVVGGGIAAAIMNGVKRGLFSNGAGIGGDPIAAATASVSHPAKQGFIQALGVFFDTLLVCSATAFIILTSDAYGSGLTGIELSQAAMAEHFGAWGGVFLGIAIFLFAFTSIIGCYYYGEANLSFISKSKGFLIFYRVIALGMVMFGAVASLQIVWDLADFTMAIMALINLVAIAILGPIAFKALDHYMKQRKLGKEPVFFRDDIKGLRGVEAWPLRKKKSIKQVI; from the coding sequence GTGAATATTATTGAAAAGTTAATCGCAAGTGGAAATACAGTACTGTGGGGGTATGTTTTGATAGCCGTCTTGCTCGGCCTCGGAATATATTTCACCATAGGATCGAAATTTGCACAAATCAGGCATGTAAAGGAAATGTTCCGCTTACTAAAGGTAAAAGAGAAGCCACCTGAACACACAGAGAAAAAACAAATTTCTTCTCTACAAGCATTTTTCGTAGGGGCAGGTACTCGAATTGGTACAGGCAATCTTGCAGGAGTAGCCATTGCCTTAGCAATTGGAGGACCTGGAGCAGTATTTTGGATGTGGATGGTAGCTATTCTTGGCAGCGCTAGCTCTTTTGTAGAGAATACGCTAGCGCAAATTTATAAGGCAAAAGACAACGGACGGTTCAAAGGTGGTCCTGCCTACTATATGAAAAAACAACTGAACAAAAAGTGGATGAGTGCACTTTTTGCTGTCATGATGATTCTTTCATATGGTACTACCTTCAATGCCGTACAGAGTAATACCATTGCAGTTGCATTAGAAAACTCATTTGGCATTAGTCCTGTCATTGCCGGAATTGCTTTAGTCATTCTCACAAGTTTAGTTGTATTTGGCGGTATTAAACGTATTGCTGATATTTCATCTCTTATCGTTCCCTTTATGGCCTTAGGCTATATTCTCCTTGCAGTCTTTGTAGTAATCACCAATATTACAGAGATTCCTCATGTTTTAGTATTAATTTTTAAAAGTGCATTCGGTATTGAACAGGTAGTGGGTGGCGGAATTGCTGCTGCTATTATGAATGGCGTGAAAAGAGGTCTATTCTCTAACGGAGCTGGAATTGGTGGAGATCCAATCGCTGCTGCAACAGCATCTGTATCCCACCCAGCAAAACAAGGGTTTATCCAAGCCCTCGGAGTGTTTTTTGACACTTTACTCGTTTGTTCTGCAACAGCGTTTATTATTCTTACCTCAGATGCGTATGGGTCAGGTTTAACAGGCATTGAATTATCACAAGCAGCAATGGCAGAGCATTTTGGTGCTTGGGGTGGAGTATTTCTCGGCATTGCCATATTTCTATTCGCCTTTACTTCCATCATCGGCTGCTACTACTACGGGGAAGCTAACCTGTCGTTTATTAGTAAAAGCAAGGGGTTCTTAATCTTCTATCGCGTAATAGCTCTAGGAATGGTGATGTTTGGTGCTGTAGCTAGTTTGCAAATTGTTTGGGATTTAGCTGACTTCACGATGGCAATCATGGCTCTTATTAATCTAGTTGCCATAGCAATTCTTGGGCCAATTGCCTTTAAAGCACTTGATCATTATATGAAACAACGAAAACTAGGAAAAGAACCTGTATTCTTTCGAGATGATATTAAGGGGCTTAGAGGAGTAGAAGCATGGCCTTTGCGAAAGAAAAAATCGATAAAACAAGTCATTTAA
- a CDS encoding MurR/RpiR family transcriptional regulator has protein sequence MLKDLMNKYYDQLSENDLYVINYVLNHIEECKKMSILELSEACTISKSSILRMTQKIGFSGYSEFKYFLKNEPKSFEPNLDFFTMQMKEIEMTRKLYKNIDTEAIYNQIRNADTIYGFASGWGQRNALEEMARQFISNNKKIYIIPAETEFDFLLAKMKPTDLVIVISLSGDVKNIVGQLRQLAVKSIPTLSITSFNNNHLATLSTYNIYYESFMLGKHYEIEHRSLLGLFTVIDSVYRGYLDYSVRKNESKD, from the coding sequence ATGCTTAAAGACTTAATGAATAAATATTATGATCAACTCTCAGAAAATGATTTGTATGTGATAAATTATGTTCTTAATCATATAGAAGAATGTAAAAAAATGAGTATTTTAGAATTGTCTGAGGCATGCACTATTTCCAAGTCTTCCATTCTAAGGATGACTCAAAAAATAGGTTTTAGTGGTTATAGTGAGTTTAAATATTTTTTGAAGAATGAGCCCAAATCCTTTGAGCCAAATTTAGATTTTTTTACTATGCAAATGAAAGAAATAGAAATGACAAGAAAACTATATAAAAATATTGATACAGAAGCAATATATAATCAGATTAGAAATGCAGATACGATATACGGCTTTGCAAGTGGATGGGGTCAAAGAAATGCTTTGGAAGAAATGGCTCGGCAATTTATTTCTAATAATAAGAAAATCTACATCATACCCGCAGAAACAGAATTTGATTTTCTTTTAGCCAAAATGAAGCCAACAGATCTAGTTATTGTTATATCTTTAAGTGGAGATGTTAAAAATATAGTAGGTCAACTAAGACAATTGGCTGTTAAATCAATTCCTACCCTATCTATTACTTCTTTCAACAATAACCATTTAGCAACTTTATCTACATATAATATTTATTATGAATCCTTTATGCTAGGGAAACATTATGAGATTGAACATCGATCCCTGTTGGGGTTATTTACTGTTATTGATTCGGTTTATAGAGGTTATTTAGACTATTCAGTTCGAAAAAATGAAAGCAAAGATTAA
- a CDS encoding nitroreductase family protein, whose product MSHLEEIMKSRKSVRIYDSAHKIEKKELEEILALATSAPSSSNLQSWRFIVIQDQELKKELREIGNNQAQIEDSSAIIAVLGDTDAYRNVEEIYEKNVSLGYMDQSIADRTINNTLSLYPNQPKQILAQIASYDAGLISMQILLLAKERGYDTVIMGGFDKDAFAKRFELPENQFPITLIAIGKAAAPAFNTSRMPIEKIAKFY is encoded by the coding sequence ATGTCTCATTTAGAAGAAATAATGAAAAGCCGTAAATCGGTAAGAATATATGATTCAGCTCATAAAATAGAAAAAAAGGAATTGGAAGAAATTTTAGCATTAGCAACAAGTGCACCGTCTTCTAGTAATTTGCAGTCTTGGAGATTTATTGTAATCCAAGATCAGGAACTAAAAAAAGAGTTAAGAGAAATTGGCAATAACCAAGCGCAAATAGAAGATTCTTCAGCGATTATTGCTGTTTTAGGAGATACAGATGCTTATAGAAATGTGGAAGAAATCTATGAGAAAAATGTTTCCCTTGGCTATATGGATCAATCCATTGCAGATAGAACGATTAACAACACGCTAAGTTTATATCCCAATCAACCAAAACAAATATTAGCACAAATTGCTAGCTATGATGCAGGCTTAATTTCCATGCAGATTTTACTGCTAGCAAAAGAACGAGGGTATGATACCGTTATAATGGGCGGTTTTGATAAAGATGCATTTGCGAAACGTTTTGAGTTACCAGAAAACCAATTTCCGATTACCCTTATTGCAATAGGAAAAGCTGCTGCACCAGCTTTTAATACTAGCAGAATGCCGATAGAAAAAATTGCGAAATTTTACTGA
- a CDS encoding YdeI/OmpD-associated family protein yields the protein MVKTIVDKLNLKKYKKMAILNQPKELNYFGELEAYDTELQDKYDAIFAFVLDMAAMRETIDKIMQSNSLNKKGYIFLAYPKKGNKVYSTFIHRDELFKGLDTDSDGYVGTNTIKFSRMVGLDEVFTVIGLKEEEKRTTKDASSKASQRVNDYIEKIQAIEDDLINTPELLAFYQSLTPGYQKEWARYVYSAKQEETREKRKAEMKMILQSGYKSRDTYRKEQG from the coding sequence ATGGTAAAAACAATTGTCGATAAATTAAATTTAAAAAAATATAAAAAAATGGCGATTCTAAATCAACCAAAAGAACTGAATTACTTTGGGGAATTGGAAGCATATGATACAGAGCTTCAAGATAAATATGATGCTATATTCGCCTTTGTGCTAGACATGGCTGCAATGCGAGAAACGATTGATAAGATTATGCAGTCGAATTCGCTAAACAAGAAGGGATACATCTTTTTGGCATATCCAAAGAAAGGAAATAAAGTCTACTCTACTTTTATTCATCGTGATGAATTGTTTAAGGGACTAGATACGGATTCAGATGGGTATGTGGGAACGAATACAATAAAATTTTCACGAATGGTTGGATTGGATGAAGTATTTACCGTGATAGGTTTAAAAGAAGAGGAAAAAAGGACAACAAAGGATGCTTCCTCCAAAGCGAGTCAGCGTGTCAATGATTATATAGAAAAAATTCAAGCTATCGAAGATGATTTAATAAATACACCCGAGCTATTAGCCTTTTACCAATCTCTTACACCAGGTTATCAAAAGGAATGGGCAAGATATGTCTATAGTGCAAAACAAGAAGAAACAAGAGAAAAAAGAAAAGCAGAAATGAAGATGATCCTTCAATCTGGTTATAAAAGCAGAGATACCTATCGAAAAGAGCAGGGATAA